One Candidatus Methylomirabilota bacterium genomic region harbors:
- a CDS encoding acyl-CoA dehydrogenase family protein, which yields MDLQLSPEQEALSRTLRQFARKELAPHSAAWDRSGQFPAEAWRRMGELGILGLRIPATYGGQEADFLTYGIAMEEIGRGDFSCTYGIQLAGLAGEILGGSAPEALKARWLPPTAAGEAVVALALTEPGAGSDAANLACRAERDGDGYVLTGEKSGISLGMAAHAAIVFARTDPGTRARGITAFLVPLDLPGVSRSPLRDMGTRAIARAVLSFDHVRIPGSHRLGEEGTGFYRVMQGFDYNRIGIALACLGVAQQSVEETMAYVRERKAFGHPLARFQGVSFSIAEAATHVEACRWLCYRALWLADQGKPHTKESAMTKWWGPRLSVDTIHQCLLLHGHYGYTDELPFEQRMRDVIGLEIGDGASEVMKMVVARELLGRESLPY from the coding sequence ATGGATCTGCAGCTCTCGCCCGAGCAGGAAGCCCTGAGTCGCACCCTCCGCCAGTTCGCCCGGAAGGAGCTGGCGCCGCACTCCGCGGCCTGGGACCGCAGCGGGCAGTTTCCCGCGGAGGCGTGGCGGCGCATGGGCGAGCTGGGGATCCTGGGGCTACGGATCCCCGCGACCTACGGGGGCCAGGAAGCCGACTTCCTGACCTACGGCATCGCGATGGAGGAGATCGGGCGCGGCGACTTCAGCTGCACCTACGGCATCCAGCTGGCCGGGCTGGCCGGCGAGATCCTCGGCGGCAGCGCGCCGGAGGCGCTCAAGGCGCGATGGCTCCCTCCCACCGCGGCCGGCGAGGCGGTGGTGGCCCTGGCCCTCACCGAGCCGGGCGCGGGCTCCGACGCGGCCAACCTGGCCTGCCGCGCCGAGCGCGACGGCGACGGCTACGTGCTCACTGGCGAGAAGTCGGGGATCAGCCTGGGCATGGCCGCGCACGCCGCCATCGTGTTCGCGCGCACCGATCCGGGGACACGGGCGCGGGGCATCACCGCCTTCCTGGTGCCGCTCGACCTGCCCGGGGTCTCGCGGAGCCCGCTGCGCGACATGGGCACGCGCGCCATCGCGCGCGCGGTGCTGAGCTTCGATCACGTGCGGATTCCGGGCTCGCATCGCCTCGGTGAGGAGGGCACCGGCTTCTACCGGGTCATGCAGGGCTTCGACTACAACCGCATCGGCATCGCGCTGGCGTGCCTGGGCGTGGCCCAGCAGTCGGTCGAGGAGACCATGGCCTACGTGCGCGAGCGCAAGGCGTTCGGCCATCCGCTCGCGCGCTTCCAGGGCGTGTCGTTCTCCATCGCGGAGGCGGCCACGCACGTGGAGGCCTGCCGCTGGCTCTGCTACCGGGCGCTCTGGCTCGCGGATCAGGGGAAGCCTCACACCAAGGAATCGGCGATGACCAAGTGGTGGGGCCCGCGTCTGTCGGTGGACACGATCCACCAGTGTCTGCTGCTGCACGGGCACTACGGCTACACCGACGAGCTGCCCTTCGAGCAGCGCATGCGCGACGTCATCGGCCTCGAGATCGGCGACGGCGCCTCCGAGGTCATGAAGATGGTGGTGGCTCGCGAGCTGCTGGGTCGCGAGAGCCTGCCGTACTAG
- a CDS encoding acetyl-CoA carboxylase biotin carboxylase subunit: MLQRVLIANRGEIARRVIRGCRTMGIHAIAVYSEADAGWPHVADADEAVAIGPAPARDSYLDIARLLEAARRTKAEAVHPGYGFLSENWRFAQACEAAGLVFIGPSWRVIQQMGDKVAARALMSAAGVPVVPGSTGPVDSVDAAREVAARVGYPVMVKAAAGGGGIGMVRVPDEAGLASAFTAAQRRAQSAFGSGALFVERYLENPRHVEVQVFGDAGGRVVHLHERECSIQRRHQKLVEESPAPNLPAALRARLTEAAVAGARAVGYVNAGTMEFIVHGEQFYFLEMNTRLQVEHPVTEEVTGLDLVQAQLRVASGEPLPWTQEQVPQRGCSIECRVYAEDPARNFMPSPGRISRLVLPAGPGVRVECGVAEGVEVSVHYDPLLAKLIATGATRVDAIERMRGALAAFVVEGVKTVIPFQQRVVDSPAFRAGAVHTQMVEQGAFR, from the coding sequence GTGCTCCAGCGCGTCCTGATCGCCAACCGGGGGGAGATCGCCCGTCGCGTCATCCGGGGCTGCCGCACAATGGGGATCCATGCGATCGCGGTCTACTCCGAGGCCGACGCGGGCTGGCCCCATGTGGCGGACGCCGACGAGGCGGTGGCGATCGGCCCGGCGCCGGCGCGCGACAGCTATCTCGACATCGCTCGACTGCTCGAGGCGGCGCGTCGGACGAAGGCCGAGGCCGTCCATCCCGGCTACGGATTCCTCTCGGAGAACTGGCGCTTCGCCCAGGCCTGCGAGGCGGCCGGGCTCGTGTTCATCGGCCCGTCGTGGCGGGTGATCCAGCAGATGGGCGACAAGGTCGCGGCGCGCGCGCTGATGTCCGCGGCGGGGGTCCCGGTGGTCCCGGGCAGCACGGGGCCGGTGGACTCGGTGGACGCCGCGCGCGAGGTCGCGGCCCGCGTCGGCTATCCGGTGATGGTCAAGGCGGCCGCGGGCGGCGGCGGCATCGGGATGGTGCGGGTGCCGGACGAGGCGGGGCTGGCCTCCGCCTTCACCGCGGCGCAGCGGCGGGCGCAGTCCGCCTTCGGCTCGGGCGCGCTATTCGTGGAGCGTTACCTGGAGAACCCACGCCACGTCGAGGTCCAGGTCTTCGGCGATGCCGGCGGCCGAGTCGTCCACCTGCACGAGCGCGAGTGCTCCATCCAGCGCCGGCATCAGAAGCTGGTCGAGGAGAGCCCGGCGCCCAACCTCCCGGCCGCGCTCAGGGCCCGGCTGACCGAGGCGGCGGTCGCGGGGGCGCGCGCGGTCGGCTACGTGAACGCGGGGACGATGGAGTTCATCGTCCACGGTGAGCAGTTCTACTTCCTCGAGATGAACACGCGCCTGCAGGTCGAGCATCCGGTGACCGAAGAGGTGACGGGTCTGGACCTGGTGCAGGCGCAGCTGCGGGTGGCGTCCGGGGAGCCGCTGCCGTGGACGCAGGAGCAGGTGCCCCAGCGCGGGTGCAGTATCGAGTGCCGCGTCTATGCCGAGGACCCGGCCCGCAACTTCATGCCGTCGCCCGGGCGCATCTCCCGGCTGGTGCTTCCCGCCGGACCCGGCGTGCGCGTCGAGTGCGGAGTGGCCGAGGGCGTGGAGGTCTCGGTGCACTACGATCCGCTGCTCGCGAAGCTCATCGCCACCGGCGCCACCCGGGTCGACGCGATCGAGCGGATGCGTGGGGCTCTCGCGGCCTTCGTGGTCGAGGGCGTGAAGACGGTCATCCCCTTCCAGCAGCGCGTCGTGGACAGCCCCGCGTTCCGCGCGGGCGCGGTGCACACGCAGATGGTGGAGCAGGGCGCCTTCCGCTGA
- a CDS encoding IscS subfamily cysteine desulfurase, which produces MNRQVYLDHNASTPVHPEVVDAMLPYFSERFGNPSSVHGFGRAAREGLETAREQVAHFLRVGKEEIVFTSGGTESDNMAVKGVAMARRSGHIITSKIEHHAVLRAVQNLETMGFDATYLDVDGFGMVDPDALRRAIRPDTILISIMHANSEIGTVQPARELGAIAREHNIPFHMDAVQTFGKVPIDLDAFNIDMLSFSGHKIYGPKGVAGLYIRKGTKMVSVQHGGEHERRRRAGTENVAGIVGFGKAVEVRGRDMAEEAQRLTALRERLWEGLSRRVPEVRLNGHPTQRVPGTCNVCFRHVESESIVLGLDLKGIGVSAGSACTSGNVEPSYVLVAMGVPLDWAMGAVRHSLGRSTTAEDIDYVIESTEPLVAKLRSAMPARA; this is translated from the coding sequence ATGAACCGTCAAGTCTATCTCGATCACAACGCGTCCACCCCGGTGCATCCGGAGGTGGTGGACGCGATGCTGCCGTACTTCAGCGAGCGCTTCGGCAATCCGTCGAGCGTGCACGGCTTCGGCCGCGCCGCGCGCGAGGGGCTGGAGACCGCGCGGGAGCAGGTCGCCCACTTCCTGCGGGTTGGCAAGGAAGAGATCGTCTTCACCTCCGGTGGCACCGAGTCCGACAACATGGCGGTCAAGGGGGTGGCGATGGCCCGGCGCTCCGGGCACATCATCACCAGCAAGATCGAGCACCACGCGGTGCTGCGGGCGGTGCAGAACCTCGAGACGATGGGCTTCGACGCGACCTATCTGGACGTGGACGGCTTCGGGATGGTGGATCCCGATGCGCTGCGCCGGGCGATCCGGCCCGACACCATCCTGATCTCGATCATGCACGCCAACTCCGAGATCGGCACCGTCCAGCCCGCGCGCGAGCTGGGCGCGATCGCCCGGGAGCACAACATCCCGTTCCACATGGACGCGGTGCAGACCTTCGGCAAGGTGCCGATCGACCTCGACGCGTTCAACATCGACATGCTCTCGTTCTCTGGTCACAAGATCTACGGGCCCAAGGGAGTCGCCGGCCTGTACATCAGAAAGGGCACCAAGATGGTGTCGGTCCAGCACGGCGGCGAGCACGAGCGCCGGCGCCGAGCCGGGACCGAGAACGTGGCCGGGATCGTGGGCTTCGGCAAGGCGGTCGAGGTTCGCGGGCGCGACATGGCCGAGGAGGCCCAGCGGCTGACCGCGCTCCGAGAGCGGCTCTGGGAGGGTCTGAGCCGCCGGGTCCCCGAGGTGCGGCTGAACGGCCATCCCACCCAGCGGGTGCCCGGCACCTGCAACGTGTGCTTCCGGCACGTGGAGTCCGAATCGATCGTTCTCGGGCTGGATCTGAAGGGCATCGGCGTGTCGGCGGGGTCGGCCTGTACCTCCGGCAACGTGGAGCCGTCGTACGTGCTGGTGGCCATGGGCGTGCCGCTCGATTGGGCGATGGGCGCGGTGCGGCATTCGCTCGGCCGCAGCACGACCGCGGAGGACATCGACTACGTGATCGAGTCCACCGAGCCGCTGGTGGCGAAGCTCCGGAGCGCCATGCCCGCGCGGGCCTGA
- a CDS encoding biotin/lipoyl-binding carrier protein, with protein MSEDVKAHITGVVFQVTTKPGDAVAAGDPVIVLESMKMEIPVEAPRAGKVREIRVAEGQTVQEGDTVAVID; from the coding sequence ATGTCCGAGGACGTCAAGGCCCATATCACCGGCGTGGTCTTCCAGGTCACCACCAAGCCCGGAGACGCGGTGGCCGCCGGAGATCCGGTCATCGTGCTCGAGTCCATGAAGATGGAGATCCCGGTGGAGGCGCCCCGGGCCGGCAAGGTGCGCGAGATCCGGGTCGCCGAGGGGCAGACGGTGCAAGAGGGAGACACCGTCGCGGTGATCGACTAG
- the cysE gene encoding serine O-acetyltransferase, which translates to MGEGEARDTPSRRTQGATEMLEQMRRDVRTVLERDPAARSAVEVVLCTPGVHAIWIHRVAHRLWGAGWKLGGRWLSHVGRFLTGIEIHPAAVLGPGLFIDHGMGIVIGETAEIGENVSILQGVTLGGTSAKREKRHPTIGDNVTIGAGAAVLGGFTIGAGSRIGAGSVVVREVPENCVVVGVPGRITFRNGERVTGGIDLNQTDLPDPLARTLEQMADRIHSLEAELERLKKMADAADARTH; encoded by the coding sequence GTGGGCGAGGGCGAGGCGCGCGACACCCCGAGCCGGCGGACACAAGGAGCGACCGAAATGCTTGAGCAGATGCGGCGGGACGTGAGGACGGTGCTGGAGCGCGATCCGGCCGCGCGGTCGGCGGTGGAAGTCGTCCTCTGCACGCCGGGCGTGCACGCGATCTGGATCCACCGCGTGGCCCACCGGTTGTGGGGCGCGGGCTGGAAGCTCGGCGGCCGGTGGCTCTCCCACGTGGGGCGGTTCCTCACCGGTATCGAGATCCACCCCGCGGCGGTCCTCGGCCCCGGGCTCTTCATCGATCACGGCATGGGGATCGTCATCGGCGAGACCGCCGAGATCGGGGAGAACGTCAGCATCCTGCAGGGGGTCACCCTCGGGGGCACCAGCGCCAAGCGCGAGAAGCGTCATCCCACCATCGGCGACAACGTGACGATCGGCGCGGGCGCCGCGGTGCTCGGCGGCTTCACCATCGGGGCGGGCAGCCGGATCGGCGCCGGCTCGGTGGTGGTGCGCGAGGTTCCGGAGAACTGCGTGGTGGTCGGCGTGCCCGGGCGCATCACGTTCCGGAACGGCGAGCGGGTGACCGGCGGCATCGATCTCAACCAGACCGATCTCCCGGATCCGCTCGCCCGCACGCTCGAGCAGATGGCCGACCGGATCCACTCGCTGGAGGCCGAGCTCGAGCGGCTGAAGAAGATGGCCGACGCGGCGGACGCGCGCACTCACTGA
- the dinB gene encoding DNA polymerase IV, which yields MTRTILHVDMDAFYASVEQRDRPELRGRPVIVGADPSGRGVVSAASYEARRFGVHSAMPIGRAARLCPQGSFLPVDMAKYAAVSRQVMEILAAFTPLLEPLSIDEAFLDVTGTEGLHGDGPTVARAIKSRIAEALSLTASVGVAANMFVAKVASDLRKPDGLVVVAPGAEADFLAPLPVSRLWGVGRVTGASLEEMGINTIGQLASLPLPYLEARFGSGARGLHDLAFGRDDRTVEPFAPPKSMGAEETFGQDHRDVERLTATLREQAERVARELRDEGYAGRCVTLKLRFADFSTLTRRHTDDPTQDGLAIYRRARALLDRIPLGQAVRLIGLSVSGLGPAASGQLSLLEPDTARRERLARAMDRVTARFGEDSLRPASLLRKPRRGPRPFGRNA from the coding sequence GTGACGCGGACGATCCTCCACGTCGACATGGACGCGTTCTACGCGTCCGTGGAGCAGCGCGACCGGCCGGAATTGCGCGGGCGGCCGGTCATCGTCGGCGCGGACCCGTCGGGCCGGGGCGTGGTGTCGGCCGCCTCGTACGAGGCGCGGCGGTTCGGCGTGCACTCGGCGATGCCGATCGGACGCGCCGCCCGCCTCTGTCCCCAGGGCTCGTTCCTCCCGGTGGACATGGCCAAGTACGCGGCGGTCTCCCGACAGGTCATGGAGATCCTCGCGGCGTTCACGCCCCTGCTGGAGCCGCTCTCGATCGACGAGGCGTTCCTCGACGTCACCGGCACCGAAGGGCTCCACGGCGACGGCCCGACGGTCGCGCGCGCCATCAAGTCGCGCATCGCGGAGGCGCTCTCGCTCACCGCGTCGGTGGGCGTCGCCGCGAACATGTTCGTGGCGAAGGTGGCCTCGGATCTCCGCAAGCCGGACGGGCTCGTGGTGGTGGCGCCCGGCGCCGAGGCCGACTTCCTGGCTCCGCTGCCGGTCTCGCGGCTGTGGGGAGTGGGCCGCGTCACCGGCGCGTCGCTGGAGGAGATGGGCATCAACACCATCGGCCAGCTCGCCTCGCTGCCGCTTCCGTACCTGGAAGCGAGATTCGGCTCGGGGGCCCGCGGGCTGCACGATCTGGCCTTCGGACGCGACGATCGCACGGTCGAGCCGTTCGCGCCGCCCAAGTCCATGGGCGCCGAGGAGACCTTCGGACAGGACCACCGCGACGTCGAGCGCCTGACCGCGACGCTGCGCGAGCAGGCCGAGCGGGTGGCCCGCGAGCTGCGCGACGAGGGCTATGCGGGCCGATGCGTGACGCTCAAGCTCCGCTTCGCGGACTTCTCCACCCTGACGCGCCGCCACACCGACGACCCGACGCAGGACGGCCTCGCCATCTATCGGCGGGCCCGCGCGCTGCTCGACCGGATTCCGCTCGGGCAGGCGGTGCGCCTGATCGGTCTCTCCGTGTCGGGGCTCGGCCCCGCTGCGTCCGGCCAGCTTTCCCTACTGGAGCCGGACACCGCGCGCCGCGAGCGCCTCGCGCGGGCGATGGATCGGGTGACCGCGCGCTTCGGCGAGGATTCGCTCCGGCCGGCGAGCCTGCTGCGGAAGCCCCGCCGCGGTCCGCGCCCTTTCGGGCGTAACGCATGA
- a CDS encoding SDR family oxidoreductase → MNLELADKSVIVTGGGSNIGRAIALAFAREGAHLTVAEIDEGQGTKVVAEARDLGAASATLLPTDVTRWESVQSMVREVEGRAGRVDVLVNNVGWTFDRLFVEKERTEWEREIQLNLWGMINCTRAVLDGMIARKAGAIVSMGSDAGRMGEFREGVYGACKAGVIALSKSLAREVGRHGIRLNVVCPGMTIPASEEDFGDRSMWAAEANRAFSAPDMQARIAKAYPLRRVGRPEDVAPAVLFLASAAAGFITGQTLSVSGGYTMM, encoded by the coding sequence ATGAATCTCGAACTGGCGGACAAGAGCGTGATCGTCACCGGTGGCGGCTCCAACATCGGGCGGGCGATCGCCCTCGCGTTCGCGCGCGAGGGCGCGCACCTCACGGTCGCCGAGATCGACGAGGGGCAGGGCACGAAGGTCGTGGCCGAGGCCCGGGATCTCGGCGCCGCCTCCGCCACCCTGCTCCCGACCGACGTGACCCGGTGGGAGTCGGTGCAGTCGATGGTGCGCGAGGTCGAGGGCCGCGCGGGCCGGGTGGATGTGCTGGTGAACAACGTCGGCTGGACCTTCGACCGCCTCTTCGTGGAGAAGGAGCGGACGGAGTGGGAGCGCGAGATCCAGCTCAACCTGTGGGGCATGATCAACTGCACCCGCGCGGTGCTCGACGGCATGATCGCCCGCAAGGCGGGCGCGATCGTGAGCATGGGCTCGGACGCCGGGCGCATGGGCGAGTTCCGCGAGGGCGTGTACGGGGCCTGCAAGGCCGGCGTGATCGCCCTCAGCAAGAGCCTGGCCCGCGAGGTGGGCCGTCATGGGATCCGCCTCAACGTCGTATGCCCGGGCATGACGATCCCCGCGTCCGAAGAGGATTTCGGCGACCGCAGCATGTGGGCCGCCGAGGCCAATCGCGCCTTTAGCGCGCCCGACATGCAGGCGCGCATTGCCAAGGCCTATCCACTCCGGCGCGTCGGCCGGCCCGAGGACGTGGCACCCGCCGTGCTGTTCCTGGCCTCCGCCGCCGCCGGCTTCATCACGGGGCAGACCCTCTCGGTGAGCGGCGGCTATACCATGATGTGA
- a CDS encoding DinB family protein, whose amino-acid sequence MAVALIRELYEYHHWANRHLLDIAAGLGDGATRDMGAHWSFPTLKGMFAHVYGADLSWLRRWQGSSPRRLMGDGDFASIAALREQWDALEREQGAFVNAVSEADLARVVSYQNTQGKAFSVALGPLLQHVVNHATHHRSEAATMITLISGSPPDTGINTYRVAVVKG is encoded by the coding sequence ATGGCCGTCGCGCTGATCCGCGAGCTGTACGAGTATCACCACTGGGCGAACCGTCACCTCCTCGACATCGCGGCCGGCCTCGGCGACGGGGCCACCCGCGACATGGGGGCCCACTGGAGCTTTCCCACGCTCAAGGGCATGTTCGCGCACGTCTACGGCGCCGATCTCTCGTGGCTGCGGCGCTGGCAGGGCTCCTCTCCCCGCCGGCTGATGGGCGACGGCGACTTCGCCTCCATCGCCGCCCTTCGGGAGCAGTGGGACGCGCTCGAGCGAGAGCAGGGCGCCTTCGTGAACGCGGTGAGCGAAGCCGATCTCGCCCGGGTCGTGAGCTACCAGAACACCCAGGGCAAGGCGTTCAGCGTGGCGCTGGGTCCGCTGCTGCAGCACGTGGTCAACCACGCGACTCATCACCGCAGTGAGGCGGCCACGATGATCACGCTGATCAGCGGCTCGCCGCCCGACACCGGGATCAACACCTATCGCGTCGCAGTGGTCAAGGGCTGA
- a CDS encoding AMP-binding protein: METTLTDARTRAMTAAGFWRNESLLTYLDRWARTRPDKTALVDARGRLSWSELARAADRVAHGLRSHGVEPGRVISCQMPNWSEAIVVFLAALRLGAVINPIPPTYRASEVRFMLGLLESQVAVVPATFRGFDHAGMLAGLRAELPRLEHVFVARGDGPAGTTPLRTLTDEAWEAREGRREFPGTPPDAVHEVVFTSGTTGEPKGVMHTQNTTLSTLHLAIERLDLTERDVLLMASTVGHQTGFLFGHCLNLLLGATTVWMDVWNVEEAARLIEGQGVTFSMGATPFLRDLTYLETGRDRSSLRLFISAGAPIPRALVRDARERLGCVISAGWGMTENGMVTCNGLRDDEGKIVGSDGSPLAGMELRIVDDDGTPVPPGVEGDLLARGAAQFVGYFRRPQFTAEAHTADSWFRTGDRGTLDRDGYLAITGRSKDLIIRGGENIPVVEVENLLYTHPKVAGVAIVATPDPRLGERACAVVIPREGQTITLGEIVSFLERHHLARQKFPERLEVVSEFPTTPSGKIQKYKLRDLVAERARRTEKPT; this comes from the coding sequence ATGGAGACAACCCTCACCGACGCGCGGACGCGGGCGATGACCGCGGCGGGGTTCTGGCGCAACGAGAGCCTGCTGACCTATCTCGACCGCTGGGCCCGCACGCGACCGGACAAGACCGCCCTGGTCGACGCCCGCGGGCGCCTGTCGTGGAGCGAGCTGGCGCGGGCGGCGGACCGGGTAGCCCACGGGCTTCGCTCTCACGGCGTGGAGCCAGGGCGGGTCATCTCCTGCCAGATGCCCAACTGGAGCGAGGCGATCGTGGTGTTCCTGGCCGCGCTCCGGCTCGGGGCGGTGATCAATCCGATTCCGCCGACCTACCGCGCCAGCGAGGTGCGCTTCATGCTGGGGCTCCTCGAGTCGCAGGTGGCGGTGGTGCCCGCCACGTTTCGCGGGTTCGACCACGCCGGCATGCTGGCCGGCCTGCGCGCGGAGTTGCCGCGCCTCGAGCACGTGTTCGTGGCCCGGGGCGACGGGCCGGCCGGCACCACGCCGCTTCGCACCCTCACCGACGAGGCGTGGGAGGCCCGCGAGGGCCGGCGCGAGTTCCCGGGCACGCCACCCGACGCGGTCCACGAGGTGGTGTTCACCTCGGGCACCACCGGCGAGCCCAAGGGGGTCATGCACACCCAGAACACCACGCTGTCCACGCTCCATCTGGCGATCGAGCGGCTCGATCTGACCGAGCGCGACGTGCTACTGATGGCCTCGACCGTCGGCCATCAGACCGGCTTTCTGTTTGGCCACTGCCTGAACCTGCTGCTGGGCGCCACCACGGTCTGGATGGACGTCTGGAACGTGGAGGAGGCCGCCCGCCTGATCGAGGGCCAAGGGGTGACGTTCTCGATGGGCGCGACCCCGTTCCTGCGCGATCTCACGTATCTCGAGACCGGTCGTGATCGCTCCTCGCTGCGCCTGTTCATCTCCGCCGGGGCGCCGATCCCGCGCGCCCTGGTGCGGGACGCGCGCGAGCGCCTCGGGTGCGTCATCTCGGCGGGGTGGGGGATGACCGAGAACGGGATGGTCACCTGCAACGGCCTGCGCGACGACGAGGGGAAGATCGTCGGCAGCGACGGCTCTCCGCTGGCCGGCATGGAGCTGCGGATCGTGGACGACGACGGGACGCCCGTACCGCCCGGCGTGGAGGGCGATCTGCTGGCGCGCGGGGCCGCCCAGTTCGTCGGCTACTTCCGGCGGCCGCAGTTCACCGCCGAGGCCCACACCGCCGACTCATGGTTCCGCACCGGGGACCGCGGCACCCTCGACCGCGACGGGTACCTGGCGATCACCGGCCGCTCGAAGGATCTCATCATCCGGGGGGGCGAGAACATCCCGGTCGTGGAGGTCGAGAACCTGCTCTACACTCATCCGAAGGTCGCCGGCGTCGCGATCGTGGCCACGCCCGATCCCCGGCTGGGGGAACGGGCGTGCGCGGTGGTGATCCCGCGCGAGGGACAGACGATCACGCTGGGCGAGATCGTGAGCTTCCTGGAGCGTCACCACCTGGCCCGACAGAAGTTCCCGGAGCGCCTCGAGGTCGTCTCCGAGTTCCCCACCACGCCGAGCGGCAAGATCCAGAAGTACAAGCTACGTGACCTGGTGGCCGAACGGGCCCGGCGCACGGAGAAGCCAACATGA
- a CDS encoding helix-turn-helix domain-containing protein, protein MLPKDTMDVKEASRYLAMDEKVVTQMAIERRIPAVEHEGKWLFSKKSIDKWRGRTVTR, encoded by the coding sequence GTGCTGCCCAAGGACACCATGGACGTGAAGGAAGCCTCCCGGTACCTCGCGATGGACGAGAAGGTCGTGACCCAGATGGCGATCGAGCGCCGCATCCCGGCCGTCGAGCACGAGGGCAAGTGGCTCTTCTCCAAGAAGTCCATCGACAAGTGGCGCGGGCGCACCGTCACCCGCTGA
- a CDS encoding DUF455 family protein: protein MERPIAYDKLAREDRLVRMRAREVAQLKIDQGLPPFPDLLSPDAIKERVHGIMVGELQAMEGAGRTVYDFPDAPWEFTMDMARQVWDESRHVEIYVRLLEHLDGYIGEFPETTILWRCACAEDAAARVAGVNRGLEGLACDVFNQLVHIARKMGDPILERAVDYVLADEITHVRMGSKWLTRLTEGDPERRRRAIEFQETIDERFNLGGIRREGPHEMVPISIATEARREGGFTDEEIARLIRTTQRSAVY, encoded by the coding sequence ATGGAACGTCCGATCGCCTACGACAAGCTGGCCCGCGAGGACCGTCTCGTCCGCATGCGAGCCCGCGAAGTGGCGCAGCTGAAGATCGACCAGGGGCTGCCGCCGTTCCCCGACCTGCTCTCCCCCGACGCGATCAAGGAACGGGTGCACGGCATCATGGTGGGCGAGCTGCAGGCCATGGAGGGCGCGGGCCGCACGGTCTACGATTTCCCCGACGCGCCGTGGGAGTTCACCATGGACATGGCGCGACAGGTATGGGACGAGTCGCGGCACGTGGAGATCTACGTGCGTCTGCTCGAGCACCTGGACGGCTACATCGGCGAGTTCCCGGAGACGACGATCCTCTGGCGCTGCGCCTGCGCGGAGGATGCGGCGGCGCGGGTGGCCGGGGTGAACCGCGGCCTCGAGGGCCTGGCCTGCGACGTGTTCAACCAGCTGGTGCACATCGCGCGCAAGATGGGCGATCCGATCCTGGAGCGCGCAGTCGACTACGTACTCGCCGACGAGATCACCCACGTCCGGATGGGATCGAAGTGGCTGACCCGTCTCACCGAGGGCGATCCGGAGCGGCGCCGCCGGGCCATCGAGTTCCAGGAGACCATCGACGAGCGCTTCAACCTGGGCGGAATTCGCCGCGAGGGCCCGCACGAGATGGTGCCGATCTCGATCGCCACCGAGGCGCGCCGCGAGGGCGGCTTCACCGACGAGGAGATCGCGCGACTGATCCGCACCACCCAGCGGTCGGCCGTCTACTAG